A window of Blastomonas sp. SL216 contains these coding sequences:
- a CDS encoding polysaccharide deacetylase family protein gives MTPDTQLYDFSPWRGRPKVRWPGGKSCAVWVAPNLEYYELDPPANPHRKSWTKPHPDVVGYAHRDHANRVGHWRMADVMTRHGFPGSVSLSVALCDHIPEVVEDARQRGWEFFSHGIYNTRYSYGMDEAQERAIIEDSIATVERATGQRIRGWLAPALTHTPRTLDLIAEYGLDYTCDLYHDDQPTDVKVASGRLTAIPYSLEVNDHYGFFIYNMSPRDYADTLIRQFERLAKEGEAPDGPGGTVMCIPLHSYLIGQPHRIGPFEEVLRHIAADGRAWIATAGEIVDAWREQQP, from the coding sequence ATGACCCCCGACACGCAACTCTACGACTTCTCGCCCTGGCGCGGCCGCCCGAAGGTGCGCTGGCCCGGCGGCAAGAGCTGCGCGGTCTGGGTCGCGCCGAACCTGGAATATTACGAGCTCGACCCGCCCGCCAATCCGCACCGCAAGAGCTGGACGAAACCGCATCCCGATGTCGTCGGCTATGCGCACCGCGACCATGCCAACCGGGTGGGGCACTGGCGGATGGCCGACGTGATGACGCGGCACGGCTTTCCGGGCTCGGTCAGCCTGTCGGTGGCGCTGTGCGACCACATTCCCGAAGTGGTCGAGGATGCCCGCCAGCGCGGCTGGGAGTTCTTCAGCCACGGCATCTACAACACCCGCTACAGCTATGGCATGGATGAGGCACAGGAACGCGCCATCATCGAGGACAGCATTGCCACGGTCGAGCGCGCCACCGGGCAGCGGATCCGCGGCTGGCTCGCGCCCGCGCTCACGCACACGCCGCGCACGCTCGATCTGATCGCCGAATATGGCCTCGATTATACCTGCGACCTCTATCACGACGACCAGCCGACCGATGTGAAGGTAGCGTCCGGACGGCTGACCGCGATCCCCTATAGCCTTGAGGTCAACGACCATTACGGCTTCTTCATCTACAACATGAGCCCGCGCGATTATGCCGATACGCTGATCCGTCAGTTCGAGCGGCTGGCGAAGGAAGGCGAAGCCCCGGACGGCCCCGGCGGCACGGTCATGTGCATTCCGCTGCACAGCTATCTGATCGGCCAGCCGCACCGCATCGGCCCGTTCGAGGAGGTGCTGCGCCATATCGCCGCCGACGGCCGCGCCTGGATCGCCACCGCGGGCGAGATTGTCGATGCCTGGCGGGAGCAGCAGCCATGA
- a CDS encoding polysaccharide deacetylase family protein, translating into MTLDPSYLEYPHRQQGMDHKLYPYSNLFTRPPITWPDSKAVAIWPVISLEWFPMVPSDTPFRAPGHMQTAYPDYRHYTAREYGTRIGLFRLLDAFEAVGAKVSVACNAAIATRYPAIIEALHKGGHEIIAHSTDMNGTIASGLSEEDERALIAGSLDALEAASGTRPRGWLSIARSQSFNTPCLLAEAGVAYMCDWVNDELPYAMSTDAGSILNIPLNHELSDRQIINVQQQSVDSYAEQMRDAYGWLAKEAETHGGRMLPLHLTPYIMGLPYRIDAFEGLVRWLAEQPGGWFATGSEILDSWSADT; encoded by the coding sequence ATGACGCTCGACCCCAGCTATCTCGAATATCCCCATCGCCAGCAGGGCATGGACCATAAGCTCTACCCGTACAGCAACCTGTTCACCCGCCCGCCCATTACCTGGCCGGACAGCAAGGCCGTCGCGATCTGGCCGGTGATCAGCCTCGAATGGTTCCCGATGGTGCCGAGCGACACGCCGTTCCGCGCGCCGGGGCACATGCAGACCGCCTATCCCGACTACCGGCACTATACTGCGCGCGAATATGGCACGCGGATCGGCCTTTTCCGGCTGCTGGATGCGTTCGAGGCGGTGGGCGCAAAGGTCTCGGTGGCGTGCAACGCCGCGATTGCCACCCGCTACCCCGCGATCATCGAGGCGTTGCACAAGGGCGGGCACGAGATCATCGCGCATTCGACCGACATGAATGGCACGATCGCCTCGGGCCTTTCTGAAGAAGACGAACGCGCACTGATCGCCGGTTCGCTCGATGCGCTCGAAGCGGCGAGCGGCACGCGCCCGCGCGGCTGGCTGTCGATCGCGCGCTCGCAATCGTTCAACACCCCGTGCCTGCTCGCCGAGGCAGGCGTTGCCTATATGTGCGACTGGGTGAACGATGAACTGCCCTATGCGATGAGCACTGACGCCGGTAGCATCCTCAATATCCCGCTCAACCACGAGCTTTCCGACCGGCAGATCATCAACGTCCAGCAGCAGTCGGTCGACAGCTATGCCGAGCAAATGCGCGATGCCTATGGCTGGCTGGCGAAGGAAGCTGAGACGCATGGCGGGCGGATGCTGCCGCTGCACCTGACGCCTTATATCATGGGGCTGCCGTACCGGATCGACGCGTTCGAGGGGCTGGTGCGCTGGCTGGCCGAGCAGCCGGGCGGCTGGTTCGCCACCGGGAGCGAAATCCTCGACAGCTGGAGCGCGGACACGTGA
- a CDS encoding aldehyde dehydrogenase family protein — translation MKVVNPRTGEADYEIAPLDSAAVQAEAARLRAAQPAWAALEPAARSAILHRWADAVVAHGGALLEALTLDTGRRRISEIEVDGLPGTIRRWADLAPRLIAEHSRSDQPSAHPTVRNGTRLVPYPLFGAIAPWNFPIVLSTIDAIPALAAGCAALVKPSEITPRFIAPLSETIAQVPELAAVLSFIEGDAATGQALVAAVDYVCFTGSVATGRKVAEAAARAFIPANLELGGKDPMIVLASADPVAAAQLALRASIVATGQACQSIERIYVARAIYQPFLDALVEAASKVRLNYPDIATGDIGPFIFGPQGAKVQAQIDEAVAMGAKILTGGTVENLGGGQYLRPTVIADATADMAVVRDETFGPVLPVIAFDDLEEVIAQANDSIYGLSAAVVAATPEEAEAVAVRLEAGAVSINDGSLTSMVWDAENSSFKLSGMGPSRMGESGLLRYFRKQALIRQTASPLPLSAYAEDAPR, via the coding sequence GTGAAGGTCGTCAACCCGCGCACCGGCGAGGCGGATTACGAAATCGCGCCGCTCGATAGCGCGGCGGTGCAGGCCGAAGCTGCCCGGCTGCGCGCGGCGCAACCCGCCTGGGCAGCGCTCGAACCGGCAGCGCGCTCTGCCATCCTCCACCGCTGGGCCGATGCGGTGGTGGCGCATGGCGGAGCCCTGCTCGAAGCACTCACGCTCGACACAGGTCGGCGGCGCATCTCCGAGATCGAGGTCGATGGCCTGCCCGGCACCATCCGCCGATGGGCCGATCTCGCGCCCCGCCTAATCGCAGAGCATAGCCGCAGCGACCAGCCGAGCGCGCACCCCACGGTGCGCAACGGGACGCGGCTTGTGCCCTATCCGCTGTTCGGGGCGATCGCGCCGTGGAACTTCCCGATCGTGCTCTCGACCATCGACGCGATCCCCGCGCTCGCGGCCGGGTGCGCGGCTTTGGTCAAGCCGTCCGAGATCACCCCGCGCTTCATCGCGCCGCTGAGCGAAACCATCGCGCAGGTGCCCGAGCTCGCCGCTGTGCTGAGCTTTATCGAGGGCGATGCCGCAACCGGCCAGGCTTTGGTGGCGGCCGTCGATTATGTCTGCTTCACCGGCTCGGTCGCGACCGGGCGCAAGGTGGCGGAAGCCGCGGCGCGCGCCTTCATCCCCGCCAATCTGGAACTGGGCGGCAAGGACCCGATGATCGTGCTGGCCAGCGCCGATCCGGTCGCTGCCGCGCAGCTCGCCCTGCGCGCCAGCATCGTCGCCACCGGTCAGGCCTGCCAGTCGATCGAGCGGATCTATGTCGCCCGCGCCATCTACCAGCCGTTCCTCGATGCGCTGGTCGAGGCCGCGAGCAAGGTCCGGCTCAACTATCCCGACATTGCCACCGGCGACATCGGCCCGTTCATCTTCGGACCCCAGGGTGCTAAGGTGCAGGCGCAGATCGACGAGGCCGTGGCAATGGGGGCCAAGATACTCACCGGAGGCACGGTCGAAAACCTGGGCGGCGGCCAGTATCTGAGGCCCACGGTCATCGCCGATGCCACTGCGGACATGGCCGTGGTGCGCGACGAGACCTTCGGCCCGGTGCTGCCGGTGATCGCCTTTGACGATTTGGAAGAGGTCATCGCGCAGGCCAATGACAGCATCTACGGCCTTTCCGCTGCCGTGGTCGCGGCCACGCCGGAGGAGGCCGAAGCCGTTGCCGTCCGGCTCGAGGCGGGCGCGGTGTCGATCAACGATGGCTCGCTGACCTCGATGGTCTGGGACGCGGAAAACAGCTCGTTCAAACTCTCCGGCATGGGCCCATCGCGCATGGGGGAGAGCGGGCTGCTGCGCTATTTCCGCAAACAGGCGCTGATCCGCCAGACCGCAAGCCCCCTTCCCCTTTCCGCTTATGCCGAGGATGCCCCGCGATGA
- a CDS encoding DUF1330 domain-containing protein produces MITPLLMMAAASDGASTTAPACDAPVVMVVAGPTHDRERMAAYGKAIADSKLYERLGGYYINIPRPLATFEGTPPAGYTVLMIRFPCLANAQAFWNSREYQEKIKPLRLGPSAGDYVVTVYPEAPLRPDLQGKVGDNGYTAKFDASAIEQVAPKP; encoded by the coding sequence TTGATTACCCCCCTGCTGATGATGGCCGCCGCGAGCGACGGCGCTTCGACCACGGCGCCTGCCTGCGACGCCCCGGTGGTCATGGTGGTCGCCGGCCCCACCCACGACCGCGAGCGGATGGCGGCTTACGGCAAGGCCATTGCCGACAGCAAGTTGTACGAGCGACTGGGCGGCTATTATATCAACATCCCCCGACCGCTGGCCACGTTCGAGGGCACCCCGCCCGCCGGGTACACGGTGCTGATGATCCGCTTCCCGTGCCTCGCCAATGCCCAGGCTTTCTGGAATTCCAGGGAATATCAGGAGAAGATCAAGCCGCTGCGGCTCGGCCCATCGGCGGGCGATTATGTCGTGACGGTCTATCCCGAAGCCCCGCTGCGACCCGACTTGCAGGGCAAGGTCGGCGACAATGGGTACACGGCAAAGTTTGATGCGTCGGCGATCGAACAGGTCGCACCCAAGCCTTAG
- a CDS encoding RES family NAD+ phosphorylase: MHFTGLLYRAHNPVWSRAPLSGEGAARFGGSFNRIGRPALYTSLAPETALREANQVGTLQPTTLVAYQADIGPLLDGRDAAALKPFGMTPGDLADPGWRDRMLGGKPVPTQDLAEAAIAQGFAGIVVPSYARGAPADALNLVLWHWEGRITLADDGDRLGLRQS, translated from the coding sequence ATGCACTTCACCGGGCTGCTCTATCGCGCCCACAACCCGGTCTGGTCGCGCGCGCCGCTGTCGGGCGAAGGGGCTGCGCGGTTCGGCGGAAGCTTCAACCGGATCGGGCGGCCTGCGCTCTACACCTCGCTCGCGCCCGAGACGGCTTTGCGCGAAGCCAACCAGGTCGGCACGCTGCAACCGACCACGCTGGTCGCCTATCAGGCCGATATCGGGCCGCTGCTCGATGGCCGGGATGCGGCGGCGCTGAAGCCATTCGGCATGACCCCGGGCGATCTCGCCGACCCCGGCTGGCGCGACCGGATGCTCGGCGGCAAACCGGTCCCGACCCAGGATCTGGCGGAAGCCGCCATTGCGCAGGGCTTTGCCGGGATCGTCGTGCCCAGCTATGCGCGCGGAGCGCCCGCCGATGCGCTCAACCTGGTGCTGTGGCACTGGGAGGGCCGGATCACGCTGGCCGATGATGGCGACCGGCTCGGCCTGCGCCAATCCTAA
- a CDS encoding DUF2384 domain-containing protein, with protein sequence MPIQNYAEHGAFAPRKIIEALRTTSDELARSLGLGKDAIQRKDRIASDRTQRRIRQMVEILNKVEPRFGSALLAYAWYRSEPLPGFSGQTAMQLVQGNRADDVLTYMDAVDAGVHA encoded by the coding sequence ATGCCGATCCAGAATTATGCCGAACATGGGGCCTTTGCCCCGCGCAAGATCATCGAGGCGCTGCGCACGACGAGCGACGAACTCGCGCGCTCGCTCGGCCTTGGCAAGGACGCGATCCAGCGCAAGGACCGGATTGCCTCCGACCGCACCCAGCGCCGCATCCGCCAGATGGTCGAGATACTGAACAAGGTCGAACCGCGCTTCGGATCGGCGCTGCTGGCTTATGCCTGGTACCGCTCCGAACCGCTGCCCGGATTTTCGGGCCAGACCGCGATGCAGCTGGTGCAGGGCAACCGGGCAGATGACGTTCTGACCTATATGGACGCGGTCGACGCGGGCGTGCACGCCTGA
- a CDS encoding class I SAM-dependent methyltransferase, protein MTHQFDVAPPYTAVALHGVSPQPSHDEAARFDFLANLNKYLSGTLGPGNKQAYETRVLPGFVAEHGREPKDRFEIRHAMNRDPHHRFWSALKRNSMEMRQQNGRAMVLRQLDELNAKARQYNEGRDTLELDPAIAVPRYQSAIDIHCMPGSYHGEEVPGDVSAGANYDCGIFATTAGGLGALSDGGGQALVKWARTERPGWQPQRILDIGCTVGHNIVPLALAFPDCEVIAIDTAAPSLRYAHARAQSLGATNIRFIQANAEDLSRWADESFDWVQTTMFLHETSGTALPRIIREGFRVLKAGGLMLHLEQPQYSDAMPLYEQFIRDWDAFNNNEPFWSAMHALDLKTIMKHAGFAPDDLFVTGVRAVVDTDIFPSAGEEKEEDHGRAAVWHAYGAWKGGRPA, encoded by the coding sequence ATGACGCACCAATTCGATGTCGCACCGCCCTATACCGCCGTGGCGCTGCACGGCGTATCGCCGCAGCCCAGCCATGACGAGGCGGCGCGGTTCGATTTTCTGGCGAACTTGAACAAATATCTTTCGGGCACGCTCGGCCCCGGCAACAAGCAGGCGTACGAAACCCGCGTGCTGCCCGGCTTTGTTGCCGAACATGGCCGCGAGCCGAAAGACCGATTCGAGATCCGCCATGCGATGAACCGCGATCCGCACCACCGTTTCTGGTCGGCCTTGAAGCGCAACAGCATGGAGATGCGCCAGCAGAACGGCCGCGCGATGGTGCTGCGCCAGCTTGACGAGCTTAATGCCAAGGCGCGCCAGTATAACGAGGGCCGCGACACGCTCGAGCTCGATCCCGCCATTGCCGTGCCGCGCTATCAGAGCGCGATCGACATCCACTGCATGCCCGGCAGCTATCATGGCGAGGAAGTGCCCGGCGATGTCTCCGCCGGGGCGAACTATGATTGCGGCATCTTCGCGACCACCGCAGGCGGCCTCGGCGCGCTCTCCGACGGCGGCGGCCAGGCTCTGGTCAAATGGGCGCGGACCGAACGCCCCGGCTGGCAGCCGCAGCGTATCCTCGATATCGGCTGCACCGTCGGGCACAATATCGTGCCGCTGGCGCTCGCCTTTCCCGACTGCGAGGTGATCGCGATCGATACCGCTGCGCCCTCGCTGCGCTATGCGCATGCCCGCGCGCAATCGCTGGGTGCGACCAATATCCGCTTCATCCAGGCCAATGCCGAGGATCTGTCGCGTTGGGCAGACGAAAGCTTCGACTGGGTGCAGACCACGATGTTCCTGCACGAGACCAGCGGCACCGCGCTGCCGCGCATCATCCGCGAAGGCTTTCGCGTGCTGAAAGCGGGCGGATTGATGCTGCATCTGGAACAGCCGCAATATTCCGACGCGATGCCGCTCTACGAGCAGTTCATCCGCGACTGGGATGCGTTCAACAATAACGAGCCCTTCTGGTCGGCGATGCATGCGCTCGACCTCAAGACGATCATGAAGCATGCCGGTTTTGCCCCCGACGACCTGTTCGTCACCGGGGTGCGCGCGGTGGTCGATACCGACATCTTCCCCTCGGCGGGCGAGGAGAAGGAAGAGGACCACGGCCGCGCCGCCGTCTGGCATGCCTATGGCGCCTGGAAGGGCGGACGGCCCGCATAA
- a CDS encoding nitrilase, with product MDLERRTVLAAMIASALPWDSALAEEARVAEVQTYAAVAMQLAARSVERAPDRQAARAQVLGMIGEVEGKIRSARIFIEQYGGHPVKLAVLPEYLFTSYPGRISIPDFARLAAFEMQGEEYEALGKVAQNLNLYLAGNAYEVDPNFPGLYFQASFLIAPSGEIVLRYRRLNSMFAPTPHDVWSKYLDVYGIDGVFPVARTEIGNMAAIASEEILYPEIARAHALRGAELFLHSSSEIGSPIDTNKAIARRARAFENMAYVVSANTAGIEGTSLPLASADGNSQVIDYKGRVLAESNSGETFTAFAEIDLGALRHARRTPGMTNYLARQRLELFAAAYGTVRHPADGMLDGGTVKVPGRDYFKRVQEEVIERMAKDGLI from the coding sequence ATGGACCTCGAACGCCGCACGGTTCTGGCTGCGATGATCGCCAGTGCATTGCCCTGGGATTCGGCGCTGGCCGAGGAGGCGCGCGTGGCTGAGGTGCAGACCTATGCCGCCGTCGCGATGCAGCTCGCCGCCCGTTCGGTAGAGCGCGCGCCCGACCGGCAAGCCGCGCGCGCGCAGGTGCTCGGCATGATCGGCGAGGTCGAGGGCAAGATCCGTTCGGCGCGGATCTTTATCGAGCAATATGGCGGGCATCCGGTGAAGCTCGCGGTGCTGCCCGAATATCTGTTCACCAGCTATCCGGGGCGCATCTCGATCCCCGATTTCGCCAGGCTTGCCGCGTTCGAGATGCAGGGCGAAGAATATGAGGCGCTGGGCAAGGTCGCGCAGAACCTGAACCTGTACCTTGCGGGCAATGCCTATGAGGTCGATCCGAATTTCCCCGGCCTGTATTTCCAGGCAAGCTTCCTGATCGCGCCTTCGGGCGAGATTGTGCTGCGCTATCGCCGCCTCAATTCGATGTTCGCGCCGACGCCGCATGATGTCTGGTCGAAATATCTCGATGTCTATGGCATCGACGGCGTGTTCCCGGTGGCGCGCACCGAGATCGGCAACATGGCGGCGATCGCTTCGGAAGAAATTCTCTATCCCGAGATCGCGCGGGCGCATGCGCTGCGCGGCGCGGAGCTGTTCCTGCACTCGTCGTCCGAAATCGGATCACCGATCGATACCAACAAGGCCATCGCCCGGCGCGCGCGCGCGTTCGAGAACATGGCCTATGTCGTCTCGGCGAATACCGCGGGGATCGAAGGCACCAGCCTGCCGCTCGCCAGCGCCGACGGCAACAGCCAGGTGATCGATTACAAGGGCCGGGTGCTCGCCGAATCGAACAGCGGCGAGACCTTCACCGCCTTTGCCGAGATCGACCTGGGCGCGCTGCGCCATGCGCGGCGGACGCCCGGCATGACCAACTATCTCGCGCGCCAGCGGCTCGAACTGTTCGCGGCAGCGTACGGGACCGTCCGTCATCCGGCAGACGGCATGCTGGACGGCGGCACCGTGAAGGTGCCCGGCCGCGATTATTTCAAGCGCGTGCAGGAAGAGGTTATCGAGCGGATGGCAAAGGACGGGTTGATTTGA
- a CDS encoding FAD-binding oxidoreductase has translation MMATLVKDDAGALDAVIAAAGAEAVLTDAATRDFFSHDVYSTGRQPLAVLRPATVDQLARGVAAATAQGLAIVPRGGGMSYTGGYLYSGGDFILVDTTSLDQIVDINPTDMTVTVEAGCTWQALHDALKPLGLRAPSWGTLSGLRAAIGGGMSQNGIFWGARHGSVVDSALSFDVVLADGRIVSTGSDFFRPFGPDLTGLFAADTGAFGIKARVTMRLVREATAFAYGSFSLPDHKGLLGSMSAIAREGLASESFAFDPYLQSQRMKRDSLAKDAKSLLNMMKSQGSAWKAIKEGAKVVAAGRSFLKDVPFSLHTIAEGRHQGAVDAEMAEIGKIIAAHGGSAVENSIPKILRANPFPPPNSMLGPDGERWVPVHGFLPHSKLVEAWERIEALYADNAASMERLDVNAGAMLAAVSRSGCLIEPVFFWPDAMNPLHRQAVEPDHLKKLKGFPEGLEARALVSELRASIIAIFRSLGSTHVQIARTYPLRDALDPAAWEMLVALKRAVDPKGLMNPGSLGLE, from the coding sequence ATGATGGCTACACTGGTGAAGGATGATGCAGGCGCTCTTGATGCCGTGATCGCCGCAGCAGGTGCGGAGGCGGTGCTGACCGACGCTGCGACCCGCGACTTCTTCTCGCACGACGTCTATTCGACCGGGCGTCAGCCCCTGGCCGTGCTGCGCCCCGCCACCGTCGATCAGCTCGCACGCGGCGTCGCTGCGGCCACGGCGCAGGGCCTGGCGATTGTGCCGCGCGGCGGCGGCATGAGCTATACTGGCGGCTATCTCTATTCGGGCGGCGACTTCATCCTGGTCGATACGACCTCGCTCGATCAGATCGTCGATATCAACCCCACCGACATGACCGTGACGGTGGAAGCGGGCTGCACCTGGCAGGCGCTGCACGATGCGCTGAAACCGCTGGGCCTGCGCGCACCGAGCTGGGGCACGCTTTCGGGCCTGCGCGCGGCGATCGGCGGCGGGATGAGCCAGAACGGCATCTTCTGGGGCGCGCGGCACGGATCGGTGGTCGATAGCGCTCTGTCGTTCGACGTCGTGCTGGCCGATGGCCGCATCGTCAGCACCGGCAGCGATTTCTTCCGTCCGTTCGGCCCCGACCTCACCGGACTGTTCGCCGCCGATACCGGCGCGTTCGGCATCAAGGCGCGGGTGACGATGCGGCTGGTCAGGGAAGCGACCGCCTTTGCCTATGGCTCGTTCTCGCTGCCCGACCACAAGGGGCTGCTGGGATCGATGAGCGCGATCGCGCGCGAGGGGCTGGCGTCGGAAAGCTTCGCCTTCGATCCCTATCTGCAATCGCAGCGGATGAAGCGCGATAGCCTGGCCAAGGACGCCAAGTCGCTGCTCAACATGATGAAATCGCAAGGGTCGGCCTGGAAGGCGATCAAGGAAGGCGCCAAGGTCGTCGCGGCGGGTCGCTCGTTCCTCAAGGACGTGCCTTTCTCGCTCCACACCATCGCCGAAGGCCGCCACCAGGGCGCGGTCGATGCCGAAATGGCCGAGATCGGCAAGATCATCGCTGCCCATGGCGGCAGCGCGGTCGAAAATTCGATCCCCAAGATCCTGCGCGCCAATCCCTTCCCGCCGCCCAATTCGATGCTCGGCCCCGATGGCGAGCGCTGGGTGCCGGTGCACGGCTTCCTGCCGCACTCGAAGCTGGTCGAGGCGTGGGAGCGGATCGAGGCGCTCTATGCCGACAATGCCGCCAGCATGGAGCGGCTCGACGTCAATGCCGGCGCGATGCTGGCAGCAGTCAGCCGCTCGGGCTGCCTGATCGAGCCGGTGTTCTTCTGGCCCGATGCGATGAACCCGCTGCACCGCCAGGCGGTCGAACCCGATCATCTGAAGAAGCTCAAGGGCTTTCCCGAAGGGCTAGAAGCGCGCGCGCTGGTGAGCGAGCTGCGCGCAAGCATCATCGCGATCTTCCGGTCGCTGGGCTCGACCCATGTCCAGATCGCGCGCACCTATCCGCTGCGCGATGCGCTCGACCCCGCCGCCTGGGAGATGCTGGTGGCGCTGAAGCGCGCCGTCGATCCGAAGGGCCTGATGAATCCGGGGAGCCTGGGACTGGAATGA
- a CDS encoding MFS transporter translates to MASRADELTASIAAAPRGEFAGGWKVLLAGVIGVACGASPIPFNVIGFTIAPLTQEFGWTTTQILTPITIFGVVAALLAPVFGWLADTYGVRRIALWSLFGFGVTFALLSLTPPVLWAYYLLWLLVGLVGIGSTPVTWSRAINMWFYKSRGLALGLLLLGTSLAAIVVPKLAVWAIESWGWRSMFAIVGMLPLLVALPLATWLFREPRPEEQPPGIKTASGALTGVTLGQAVRDYRFWLIWVSILVIALTFGGAFINMPAMLADRGIPAQGAASVMGILGLGILSGRIITGLLLDRFWAGFVAFPLLCLPAASSWILLNPAPGFALAALAGFLLGFAAGAESDLIAYLTGRYFGMAHYGKIYGMLYMPFGVFSAISPIVYSSVRDATGSYDPILFLSIFGYVIGGALLMLLGRYPVLTEAPAAVAPPELQSMETA, encoded by the coding sequence TTGGCAAGCAGGGCAGACGAACTGACGGCAAGCATTGCGGCGGCTCCGCGCGGTGAATTTGCCGGTGGCTGGAAAGTCCTGCTGGCCGGTGTGATCGGCGTCGCCTGCGGGGCCTCGCCGATCCCGTTCAACGTCATCGGCTTCACCATCGCGCCGCTGACCCAGGAATTCGGCTGGACGACCACCCAGATCCTGACGCCGATCACCATTTTCGGCGTGGTCGCCGCGCTGCTCGCCCCTGTCTTCGGCTGGCTGGCGGATACCTATGGCGTGCGCCGCATCGCCTTGTGGTCGCTGTTCGGCTTCGGCGTCACCTTTGCGCTGCTGTCGCTGACCCCGCCGGTGCTCTGGGCCTATTATCTGCTCTGGCTGCTCGTCGGGCTGGTCGGCATCGGATCGACCCCGGTGACCTGGAGCCGCGCAATCAACATGTGGTTCTACAAGAGCCGGGGGCTGGCGCTTGGGCTTTTGCTGCTCGGCACCAGCCTGGCGGCGATTGTCGTGCCCAAGCTGGCGGTCTGGGCGATCGAATCCTGGGGCTGGCGATCGATGTTCGCGATTGTCGGCATGCTGCCCCTGCTGGTGGCACTGCCGTTAGCGACCTGGCTGTTCCGCGAGCCCCGACCCGAAGAGCAGCCGCCGGGCATCAAGACCGCGAGCGGCGCGCTGACCGGCGTGACGCTCGGCCAGGCGGTCCGCGATTATCGCTTCTGGCTGATCTGGGTGTCGATCCTGGTTATCGCGCTGACCTTTGGCGGGGCGTTCATCAACATGCCCGCGATGCTCGCCGACCGCGGCATCCCGGCGCAGGGTGCGGCCTCGGTGATGGGCATATTGGGCCTGGGCATCTTGTCCGGGCGGATCATCACCGGGCTGCTGCTCGACCGGTTCTGGGCGGGTTTCGTTGCCTTCCCGCTGCTGTGCCTGCCGGCCGCATCGAGCTGGATCCTGCTCAACCCCGCACCCGGCTTTGCGCTGGCGGCGCTCGCCGGTTTCCTGCTGGGCTTTGCCGCCGGCGCGGAGAGCGACCTGATCGCCTATCTCACCGGCCGCTATTTCGGCATGGCGCATTACGGCAAGATCTACGGCATGCTCTACATGCCCTTCGGCGTGTTCTCGGCGATCTCGCCGATCGTCTATTCCTCGGTCCGCGATGCGACCGGCAGCTATGACCCGATCCTGTTCCTCTCGATCTTCGGTTATGTCATCGGCGGCGCGCTGCTGATGCTGCTGGGCCGCTATCCCGTGCTTACCGAGGCTCCGGCGGCCGTCGCACCGCCCGAGCTGCAATCCATGGAGACGGCATGA